One segment of Mycoplasmopsis glycophila DNA contains the following:
- a CDS encoding endonuclease, producing MSKKNKFFFLLGAVMTGLTPLLSISAGCEPKTTKTPDKGDSNSSSTQGGSTSTNNQGSSNSGSTQGGSSSSNNQGGTNTGSNENTPSTPSNETLASQISNAAVAAFVREHGAYNLFRVSESTDWAKMIEHLNNPDERYGLQFWYYPQGKVFGARVQGTTDLKDGVVFESVSDLFTNVSPAVTDSKYHTTKSGYPNTNLKATYDPSTGLVTIKYYLVEIGSDGKAVSQTEKFGPYTSTFTVPSNSLDSSSNNNENSSSNSNNNPNASVDVYNPTIAGNLVYQPSDYYSSLEGKSGAELMSALVQLQSSKHEQGDYTALKTFYTDTNAFKDLYFENDGTLLDIYSENPNGQDPYTYATYVGGNAGKTEGLGTNREHLIPQAWFNKVDKMRNDPFHVWPTDIKVNGWRDNDPHDNVTKVTLTTKNGSKQGNNSDVSFRVFEPVDAFKGDIARAYLYFAFTYANEEKYKLNGAEVFQSQAPYLKNHFLDTYLAWNAIDPVSKWDIDRNNLTSEFTMTKRRNPFIDYPNLAENLFNGVPFVNKGILVDIQ from the coding sequence ATGAGCAAAAAAAATAAGTTTTTCTTTTTATTAGGTGCAGTAATGACTGGTTTAACACCTTTATTATCAATTTCAGCAGGTTGTGAACCAAAAACAACAAAAACTCCTGATAAAGGTGATTCAAATTCAAGTTCAACACAAGGCGGAAGCACTTCAACAAATAATCAAGGTTCTTCAAATTCTGGTTCAACACAAGGTGGAAGCAGTTCTTCAAACAACCAAGGTGGAACAAATACAGGTTCAAATGAAAACACACCAAGCACTCCTAGCAATGAAACTTTAGCAAGCCAAATTTCAAATGCTGCAGTTGCTGCTTTTGTTAGAGAACATGGAGCATACAATCTTTTTAGAGTTTCAGAAAGTACAGATTGAGCAAAAATGATTGAACACTTAAATAATCCGGATGAAAGATATGGTTTACAATTCTGATATTATCCACAAGGAAAAGTTTTTGGAGCTAGAGTGCAAGGAACAACAGACCTTAAAGATGGGGTTGTTTTTGAAAGTGTAAGTGATTTATTTACTAATGTATCTCCAGCTGTTACAGATTCAAAATATCACACAACAAAATCTGGTTATCCTAATACAAACCTTAAAGCTACATACGATCCATCTACAGGTCTTGTTACAATTAAATATTATTTAGTTGAAATTGGTTCAGACGGAAAAGCAGTTTCACAAACAGAAAAATTCGGACCTTATACATCAACATTTACAGTTCCTAGCAATAGCTTAGATTCTTCTTCTAATAATAATGAAAATAGTTCTTCAAATTCAAATAATAATCCAAACGCATCTGTAGATGTTTATAATCCTACTATTGCAGGAAATTTAGTTTATCAGCCATCAGATTACTACAGCTCGCTAGAAGGTAAAAGCGGAGCTGAATTAATGAGTGCTTTAGTTCAATTGCAATCATCAAAACATGAACAAGGTGACTATACTGCTTTAAAAACTTTTTATACAGACACTAATGCATTTAAAGATTTATATTTCGAAAATGATGGCACACTTTTAGATATTTATAGTGAAAATCCAAACGGTCAAGACCCTTATACATATGCTACTTATGTAGGCGGTAATGCAGGAAAAACTGAAGGTTTAGGAACCAACAGAGAGCATTTAATTCCGCAAGCTTGATTTAATAAAGTGGATAAAATGAGAAATGACCCATTTCATGTTTGACCTACTGACATTAAAGTTAATGGTTGAAGAGATAATGACCCACACGATAATGTAACAAAAGTTACATTAACAACCAAAAACGGTTCAAAACAAGGAAATAACTCTGATGTAAGTTTTAGAGTTTTTGAACCAGTTGATGCATTTAAAGGGGATATTGCAAGAGCATACTTATACTTTGCTTTCACATATGCTAATGAGGAGAAGTACAAGCTAAATGGAGCAGAAGTTTTCCAAAGCCAAGCACCATATCTTAAAAATCACTTTTTAGATACATATTTAGCATGAAATGCAATTGATCCTGTTTCTAAATGAGATATTGATAGAAATAACTTAACATCTGAATTTACTATGACTAAAAGACGTAATCCATTTATTGATTACCCTAATTTAGCAGAGAATTTATTTAACGGTGTTCCTTTTGTGAATAAAGGTATTTTAGTTGATATCCAATAA
- a CDS encoding ABC transporter permease — MYKQILNYLNFLKVVVFSKKITWILLILFIALNIIVDIVLAVLQINMNKNMVIFIMAFVQILFTIFYSSLIYVNIFKELEEEGLEILTLSKPLSRKNIYIAKTIFCVLFSLVFGLVLMLNNLFLAIAIGYYNIIIFYLLISFFSFAIVFNFFGSIASLMAYRLNTKIAMTLPFIVTAPLMIGGVILNNYSTSTANNFGYYLNLKYQDNLSGRISNTEQFYLNEKQDNFFIVPNGYKNENLSEKQKQFLEAAYNASNNNEVAIYSWLAIPYQFLDIFNIENQNIFDQNLNKNNLENVLYYNKLDSYIYKYKLNQTANLKLYNFTNESENEAFFLIPGALKNETSRDNIYNTNLIYARENANNFNIEFPEDKFVFAASDNLVGQIKWIYIKEVLEDSEFKKYAKEFFDKIEKSLNQSTEANLDIKNLIIQKISEELENNDSFLNRYTSYMTNVFNPNSIENKIIKTDTEKKIYLATALIYYLYFAQNNSILMESILLNDNQQNGYAPQQFSFQINNHQYLIGGYSSYIPVQEVKNIDGEDKIIIRYNLHQSDNYLFQKTKEVYELQRTNQIVSKLGYSIIWTLLVAGLLVLNAYKHTKKDYK, encoded by the coding sequence ATGTATAAACAAATTTTAAATTATCTTAACTTTTTAAAAGTAGTAGTTTTTTCTAAAAAAATTACATGAATACTTTTAATTCTATTTATAGCTTTAAACATAATAGTGGACATTGTTTTAGCTGTATTACAAATTAACATGAATAAAAATATGGTTATTTTTATCATGGCATTTGTGCAAATTTTATTTACCATCTTCTATAGTTCTTTAATTTACGTTAATATTTTTAAAGAATTAGAAGAAGAGGGATTAGAAATATTAACATTAAGTAAACCACTGAGTCGGAAAAACATTTATATTGCAAAAACTATTTTTTGTGTGTTATTTAGTCTTGTTTTTGGACTCGTTTTAATGCTAAATAACTTATTTTTAGCAATTGCAATTGGATATTACAATATCATCATTTTCTATCTTTTAATTAGTTTTTTCAGTTTTGCTATTGTATTTAACTTTTTTGGTTCGATTGCATCACTTATGGCCTACCGTTTAAATACTAAAATAGCAATGACATTGCCATTTATTGTAACTGCACCTCTTATGATTGGAGGAGTTATCTTGAATAATTATTCAACAAGTACAGCCAATAATTTTGGATACTACTTGAATTTAAAATATCAAGATAATTTATCTGGTCGCATTTCAAACACTGAACAATTTTATTTAAATGAAAAACAAGATAACTTCTTTATTGTGCCTAATGGTTACAAAAATGAAAATTTAAGCGAGAAACAAAAACAATTTTTAGAAGCAGCTTATAATGCATCTAACAATAATGAGGTTGCAATTTATTCTTGACTTGCAATTCCGTATCAATTTTTAGATATTTTCAATATTGAAAATCAAAATATTTTTGATCAGAACTTAAACAAAAATAATCTTGAAAATGTTTTATATTACAACAAACTTGATTCATATATTTATAAATATAAATTAAATCAAACAGCTAACCTCAAGCTTTATAACTTTACAAACGAGAGTGAAAACGAAGCATTCTTTTTAATTCCTGGTGCTCTTAAAAATGAAACATCAAGAGACAATATTTACAATACTAATTTAATTTATGCAAGAGAAAACGCAAACAACTTCAATATAGAATTTCCAGAAGATAAATTTGTTTTTGCTGCAAGCGACAATTTAGTTGGGCAAATCAAATGAATTTACATTAAAGAAGTTTTAGAAGATAGTGAATTTAAAAAATATGCAAAAGAATTTTTTGACAAGATTGAAAAAAGTTTAAATCAAAGCACAGAAGCAAATCTTGATATCAAAAATTTAATTATTCAAAAAATTAGTGAAGAGTTAGAAAATAACGATTCATTTTTAAATAGATATACAAGCTATATGACAAATGTCTTTAATCCTAACTCAATTGAAAACAAAATAATTAAAACAGACACAGAAAAGAAAATTTATTTAGCAACAGCTCTAATTTACTACCTATACTTTGCTCAAAACAATTCAATTTTAATGGAAAGTATTTTATTAAATGACAACCAACAAAATGGTTACGCTCCACAACAATTTAGCTTCCAGATCAATAATCATCAATATTTAATTGGTGGATACTCATCATATATTCCGGTACAAGAAGTCAAAAATATTGATGGTGAAGATAAAATTATTATTCGTTATAACCTTCACCAAAGCGATAATTATCTTTTCCAAAAAACTAAAGAAGTTTACGAACTACAAAGAACAAATCAAATCGTATCAAAACTTGGTTACTCAATCATTTGAACATTGCTTGTTGCTGGTTTACTTGTTTTAAATGCTTATAAACACACAAAAAAGGACTATAAATAA
- a CDS encoding ABC transporter ATP-binding protein, which translates to MNTILKIQNLSKIYTSNKKVKTGIFDLNFEIQKGEFHAFIGENGAGKTTTIKSIVGAYQNFEGSILINNISNKLPESKKFLGYVPENANFPKDITVYNYLYSLALLNNLTKKEIDAKIDYFLKSFEIEDLKNLKPFNFSSGQKKKILLIQALMFEPEIIVLDEPAANLDPTARYNLFKLLKELNEKGTTIFISSHVLSEIDKYVDSLTLIHKGKIVYTGKKQESLENIFYEKVIKN; encoded by the coding sequence ATGAACACAATTTTAAAAATTCAAAATTTAAGTAAAATTTACACTTCAAATAAAAAAGTTAAAACAGGTATTTTCGATTTGAATTTTGAAATTCAAAAAGGTGAATTTCATGCTTTTATAGGTGAAAACGGAGCTGGTAAAACAACAACAATTAAAAGCATTGTAGGAGCATATCAAAATTTTGAAGGTTCAATTTTAATTAACAATATTTCAAACAAACTACCAGAAAGTAAGAAGTTTTTAGGTTATGTGCCTGAAAACGCTAATTTTCCAAAAGATATTACAGTTTATAACTATTTATACTCTCTTGCACTACTTAATAATTTAACTAAAAAAGAAATTGATGCTAAAATTGATTATTTTCTAAAATCTTTTGAAATTGAAGATCTAAAAAACTTAAAGCCATTTAATTTCTCATCAGGTCAAAAGAAAAAAATCTTATTGATTCAAGCTTTAATGTTCGAACCAGAAATAATTGTACTTGATGAGCCAGCTGCTAATTTAGACCCGACTGCTAGATATAATTTATTCAAATTGTTAAAAGAGCTTAACGAAAAAGGGACAACAATTTTTATTTCTTCACATGTACTCAGTGAAATTGATAAGTATGTAGACTCATTAACTTTAATTCACAAAGGCAAGATTGTCTACACAGGTAAAAAACAAGAAAGTCTTGAAAACATTTTTTATGAAAAAGTTATTAAAAATTAG
- a CDS encoding aromatic motif membrane protein — translation MKKLLKISLVPFLAFTSFSLVACQNASSKEIKIQHQKTFQEKIDPHLKELVSKFFQNNQAEINSFYTLESQTNKLLFPEVLNSLIFAPLWDVDVYDNSGYSKSKQTFQSIKNIREILHQKWFWALNNIDKLVFVYNPYGADYNYYPFENNEAQKETIKTKIANGEVLKEIKNPQILDSFEFELTNDKFDIYTNKKLKFLKFDANLFIPLLEFESEQKLNYFLFPELLELKNNEQESETFTEFVSIFNKQREKRDAENIQYYKELNASENENESSFDSDEYLKNNNDKVIFDVYTKKNYAELFKRTIEELKQNQNIEITKYTWGYLNEK, via the coding sequence ATGAAAAAGTTATTAAAAATTAGTTTGGTTCCCTTTTTAGCTTTTACTTCCTTTTCGCTTGTAGCTTGTCAAAACGCTAGCTCTAAAGAGATTAAAATTCAGCATCAAAAAACTTTTCAAGAAAAAATCGATCCTCATCTAAAAGAACTTGTAAGTAAGTTTTTCCAAAATAATCAAGCTGAAATTAATTCATTTTATACTCTTGAATCACAAACAAATAAATTACTTTTTCCAGAAGTTTTAAACTCACTTATTTTTGCTCCTTTATGAGATGTTGATGTTTATGATAATTCTGGTTATTCAAAATCAAAACAAACTTTTCAATCAATTAAAAATATTCGCGAAATATTACATCAAAAATGATTTTGAGCTTTAAATAACATTGATAAATTAGTTTTTGTATATAACCCTTACGGAGCAGATTATAATTACTATCCATTTGAAAACAACGAAGCTCAAAAAGAGACAATTAAAACCAAAATTGCTAATGGAGAGGTGCTAAAAGAGATCAAAAACCCTCAAATATTAGATAGCTTTGAATTTGAGCTTACTAATGATAAATTTGATATTTACACAAATAAAAAGCTTAAATTTCTCAAATTTGACGCTAATTTATTTATTCCGCTTTTAGAATTCGAAAGCGAACAAAAATTAAATTATTTCCTTTTTCCGGAGTTACTTGAACTTAAAAACAATGAGCAAGAAAGTGAAACATTTACGGAGTTTGTCTCAATTTTTAACAAACAAAGAGAAAAAAGAGACGCAGAAAACATTCAGTATTATAAAGAACTAAATGCAAGCGAAAACGAAAATGAAAGCTCATTTGATAGTGATGAATATCTTAAAAATAACAATGATAAAGTTATTTTTGATGTCTATACTAAAAAGAATTATGCTGAACTATTTAAACGAACAATTGAAGAATTAAAGCAAAATCAAAATATCGAGATTACAAAATATACATGAGGTTACTTAAATGAAAAATAA